Within the Flavobacteriales bacterium genome, the region TCCCGGGTAAACCATAATCTAGAAAGATAATTTTGGGTTAATCAGAGAGATGCTTTAAGCAATCCTCAGCATTTGTAAATTACCGAATTTTAATGTTCACATGATCTCGTAGATGATAATCCATCACCATGTTAAACATCTCGTCGTCTTCAACGAAATATACCAGGTTCTTACTACTCTTGAAAATGCTCAGAGACTACAGTCTATAGGGTTTTAACAAAATTCTCTATCCTTATGAATTCATTTTTAAGGAACGACATCGAATCGTCGTCAACCTCTTGTGTTTCTCTTATACTTGTTTCCAATGATCTTGCTACAGGGAAAAAGTTATCTGCTCCCACCACCTCGGCTGATCCCGCAATTTTATGCACCCAAAACTCGATTTTTTCTATATCGTTATCGTCTAACGCTTCGTATAGATTTGACATCGTTTGACTGCCCTCTTTCAAGAACAGGTTCATTACGAACTTAAACTCATCCTCATCATAATCATCTCTAAACACATCATTTATTGGCGACCTGTTTTCATTAATTTTAATT harbors:
- a CDS encoding Hpt domain-containing protein, with translation MEVKIKINENRSPINDVFRDDYDEDEFKFVMNLFLKEGSQTMSNLYEALDDNDIEKIEFWVHKIAGSAEVVGADNFFPVARSLETSIRETQEVDDDSMSFLKNEFIRIENFVKTL